The genomic DNA TTGTTTTCCCTGCGGTGGCTTTCCTCCAACTGCTTCTTGCTTGTTTCAAGCTGCATGCGCAGCTGGGCCTCGGCTTTGCCGCTGATCTCCTGGCCACGTCTTGCGCTTGCCTCGTCTTGTTCCATCTGGCTCAGACGGCCGCGGAAGAGTTCGTTTATCAACTCCAATTCACTGACGCGAGTCTTGAGGGCTGAGTTGGTCGCGATCAACTGCTCGTGGGTCTGGGGAACGTCGAGGTGGCGGTCGCCGTTTAAAGGGGAGCCGGCGCGGTTCTCTGAGAAGCCTTGcaggcctgcctggagctGCGCGTCGTCCATGCCTTGGAATACGGGAAGGCCAGGATTGTACAAAGAAGGCGTCCCGTTCCGAGAGCCAGGGGAGTCACCGTCAGCGTTGCCGTTCGTGGACTTCTGGGAGGGTCTTCGTTGCGCCGAGCCGGGCGTCTGTCCGTGAAGGTCGAGTCCGTTCGGGTCAGTCGCGCCTGTAAAGTTGTGACcatgctgttgctgttgctgctgctcaagAACATCATGTAAGCCAAATGGAAGTGTGACATCGAGGTCGGGATTCGCAGGCGCATCACAaaccttcttcttcgaggcCATTCCGGGGCGCATGGTCTTGACGCGATTCCGGGACTTGATGACATCGGTCTTGAGCGAAATCGGTCTGGGTCGACCGTGCAGACGGAGAAAGAGACCGCATGCATTGCAAAGAACCGTCCCGTATTCATCGCGGCGCCATAGAGGCGTAGTTGAGGTTTGGCAGTTTTGACATGTTGGCTGTGTTGAGTCCCGATCGTTAGCGCCGCTGGCCATCATGATGGTCTTCTCGAAACAAAGGTTCCGACCCCttgaaaagaaaaagaaaaacacaACAAGTCCTCTGTTAATCTGCGCAACTGCCCAGCGATACAGGAAGCGCAGAAAAGTGATTCTGGCGGCTTTTCGCGGATGCTGCTGGCAATGCGGGATTGATGAGGGAAACGAGAAATATTCTGATAACCACCCAAAGAGTAATCTTATCTTTCCGTCCCGCTTTTCCCCCACCGATGACAGGGTTGGAGATAACGAAAGCCAAACTAGCCACTGATACGCTCACGCGATAACGGGAATTGCAACTTCGTCATGTGCGCTTAGGTACGGATGCTCTTGGGCGCTTTCGGGATTGGCTTTTCAGGGGGAACGATAGGAAAGGGGAGACGACATACGGTAGTGGAGCCTCCGCCAGAGGCGtaggtcggcgtcggcgcgggAGCAGGCGCTGGTGcaggcgcgggcgcgggcgcgtGTGTCGGTGTGGATGCGGCGGGAGCGGTCGCGGGAATGGCTTCTCTGTGGATCATATGTCAGTCCTTATCCCTCCACTCTTTCTGTGATAACAAAGCAACGCGGAATTGGCGCGCGCTCTTCGGGCCTCCACAGCAACGCCGGCGCGGATTGCGCATGTTGCGCAAGCACGTCCATCGAGGTCTCTCGGTTGCGAGATCAGTTGTGCGGGTGACGAAAGGCGCGGGAGATTTGGGCATCGTAtacaacagcagcaacaaacAAGACACAGTTCATGCCTTTCTAGCCCTTTAGTCGCCTTCGACTTCACAACCGTCCCGTCTCCCCATCGCTTGTGCTCCGCCAGGGACCGAACGAGACAAGACCAGGACAAAGAGGGGTGTCCGAGAAGGGGAAATGCGAAAAGGATGGCGAGAGCCTGGCTCAAAAATCCTTCCATCATGTATCAACGTACCGCATCTGTGGCGAACTTGTCGCGGAATTGGCCTGGGCGAGCGCCGAGATGCCTGGCAACTGGGGCAGAGACGCGGATGCAGAttccgaggtcgaggtcgaactGGGTCGGGAGATGGGCTCGATGTTGGTCTGCGGCAACGCGAggttggcgagggcggtAGCTTCCTCCATGACCGATCGGAAGGAGGGTAAATCGTGGTCTGCGAGTCTGTCCAAAGCCGAAGCAGGCGCAGAGTCTTGGATGGCGGCCAGGATGGCGGTTGCGGCGATTTCGTCGCGGGGGGTAGTCGGGCTTTCGTGTGAAGGAGATAGGCGAGGCGATCTTTCAAGGTGCTCGCTGCCCTTGCGATGTCTGTGGGTAGGCGGTCGCTTGAAGTCTAACTTTTTCGCAACAGCAATATTCACGTGCTGGCCCAAGAGTATAGTCAGGTGTTGCTATTCATGCCAATGCGCCGAAGATCGAGGGTGCGGGAGACAGAGTGGGCGGTCGGGGGAGGCAGTGGGTGGATGAAagatgacggcgaggtcgtgaggaaggggagaaggagaaaaaaatTGTTGCGGAAAGGCGCGGCAGAGGGAGCGACTACTTGGTCGCAGGGCAGACACGGTCCCTGCAGAGTCAAACAGAAATTGCGCGAGGGGGTGAGATGTCAAGTTCTGATGTGAAGTAACAGCGAGGTCTTGGGCATTACAATGCGTGCGTAGGTACTTTTGGAGAAAGGTGAAAAGAGCAGAGAGATGGACGATTGCGAACGCGCATTCCCCTAATCGTCGACAATTTTACTACGCGATAACTGGCGACTTGGTCGGGCCTATCAAGTGCCACTGTTTACCTAGTGGTCATtttggggagggaggggcttCCACTGGAACTCATGGCGGTAAGTGGGTTGTGATTGGACCGGCTACTGAAGCCCAGTCAGCCTTATGGCATAAGCAACTGCGCTGGGGCGAGAGACTCATGAGATggggttttttctttctttcccgCTGCATTTCGCAACGTACTTCGATAGGGGGTTTATCAGTCGCCCCGTTCAAGGCGGCAATGCTTATCTGATTCTTTCCGTGTTATGCCGTACGTAGCACCTGCCGTAGCTGGCGAGGAATCCATTAGTTCAACGTTCAACCCCAGATCGCGCGCACTTACCTccatacctaggtacccagGTACAGTTGGTAGATAGGTTGGTATtgtctacctaggtaagCTACTTTGTCAACTTTCTCCGTACACAATGCAATTGCTGTCACCGGAACCTCGCATTCGGGACCTAACCCATGGCAGTGGTCCTCTCACTGAgtgtcctcgtccgccaccgaTCGTTCTGAGCTGAGGCTTATATAGAAGGATGTGGCGGCCAATGGCAATGATGAAAGCGTGAAAGATAGCCTACCTAGCAGGCAATCTGACACATTTAAGCAAATTCCTGACTTCGCCTTATGGTTTGGATGGCCCTATCTGTCCATCTGTCACGTCGTCTGTACTCCTCCTCGTGCCTCCTGTATACTGTGAAACCTACCCAGATAGTTAGGTGCTGCATCCGTAAGTAAGAAACAGACTGGCAACGTAGAATCAGGAACTGGGGTTGTGGTGTCCGTCCCTCTGGTGGATATCGGTTTCGGAGAGCCACGGTCGAGGGAAGCCCCACCCGTATCGATAAGCTCCGAAAAAAAGATTCGACGACCAGCGCCACTACCTACACCACCGGTCGTCCTGCACTTCTTTTTCCTGGTAAACAGAGGCGGCTGCCAAACCTGTGTCTCAACACACGATAACCGCCAAGATGCCCTCCACATACAAGAAGGAAAAGCCATGGGATACAGACGACATTGACAAGTGGAAGATTGACACCTTTACCCCCGCCGACAACGCTGGAGGCACCTTTGCCGAAGAATCGTCCTTTGCGATCGTCTTCCCCAAGTACCGCGAAGTCTACCTCAAGGAGGCATGGCCTCTCGTCACAAAGGCCCTCGAGAAGACGGGCATCGCCTGCTCTCTTGACCTTATTGAAGGTTCCATGACCGTCAAGACGACAAGGTGAGTCTATCCGCGCCCGTCCCGCCTGCCTTGCTGGGGAAGCGCGGGCTTGGTCTTGGTACACGGAGAAACTGACATTCGTTGCCCTCAGAAAAACATAT from Colletotrichum higginsianum IMI 349063 chromosome 3, whole genome shotgun sequence includes the following:
- a CDS encoding GATA transcription factor AreB; the protein is MMASGANDRDSTQPTCQNCQTSTTPLWRRDEYGTVLCNACGLFLRLHGRPRPISLKTDVIKSRNRVKTMRPGMASKKKVCDAPANPDLDVTLPFGLHDVLEQQQQQQHGHNFTGATDPNGLDLHGQTPGSAQRRPSQKSTNGNADGDSPGSRNGTPSLYNPGLPVFQGMDDAQLQAGLQGFSENRAGSPLNGDRHLDVPQTHEQLIATNSALKTRVSELELINELFRGRLSQMEQDEASARRGQEISGKAEAQLRMQLETSKKQLEESHRRENNLKRRLDELELELKEAIDMSDSGRATKKLKATVTDMVGESEVSTPQSTT
- a CDS encoding GATA zinc finger gives rise to the protein MSSSGSPSLPKMTTRHRKGSEHLERSPRLSPSHESPTTPRDEIAATAILAAIQDSAPASALDRLADHDLPSFRSVMEEATALANLALPQTNIEPISRPSSTSTSESASASLPQLPGISALAQANSATSSPQMREAIPATAPAASTPTHAPAPAPAPAPAPAPTPTYASGGGSTTVCRLPFPIVPPEKPIPKAPKSIRT